A stretch of DNA from Halobacteriovorax sp. JY17:
ATCTAGTAGGTCTTGGTGAGTTAGAAAGTCAGTGAACGAGTAAACTCCTTCAGGTGTTCTATGGTCACCTTGAAAGAGTTTGTCTCCGGCCTTCTTTCCAGTGGCCATAGGGTATTTATTGACGAGTGTAGGTTTTCCATTTTGACTTTTAAATAAATAAAGAGAGTGCGTTGATTTCTCTGCAATAATTACATGATGAGCAAAGTCATCATCGAGCATTAAAAGTTGAGCAGGATAGTATGAATTCTCCGCAAAACTTGTAAAACCGAAAAGTAAGAGAATAGCACTCAAGTTTATTTTAATCATAAATCACCTAGTAAGCCGTTGGTTTTTCTTATTTTTAGTAAGTTATACTATTTTAATCTAATTTTACCCTATTTTACAACAAAACAGGGACACGATTTCCTTTAGTTGGAGATTTTTTCTCCGATAAGTTATTATAATTATGAAAACAATGTTAATTGAAAGGATTTAACACTAGGCATGAAAATAATTTTTTATTCCACAGATAAGTCAGTAGAAAAGTTCTTCTCGTCCATAGAGGTCGATGACTCTTTCCTATGTGCTAGCCTCGATGAGCTAGAGACCCATTTATCTGATGAAAAGCAAAGTGTTATTTTTCTAGATTTTGATTGTGATGAATTAGAATGCTCTTCTCTAAGTAATGAGTTAGCGAGTATTGAAACAATCAATACCGTTTTAATTAGTAAAAAGATGAGTTTAAAAGAAATTTTAGAATTTCAAAATTCAGAAGATGCATGTGATGCGTATCTTGCTAAGCCTCTTGCTGTAGAGGTTTTAAATGGTGTTATTAATGATTTTGAAATTGCTCTGAGCTCTGCTAATGATAGTGGGGAGAGTGTTGATAGTGGCTCTTCTAATGTTGATCTAACTTTTGTTGGAGTAAAGAAAGACCTCTTAGAGCAACTTGATAATATAGAAGTTGAGGAAGAGGATTCAGAAGAAGACGAAGAAGAAATTGATTTTAAAGCAAGTACATTACAGGTGGCCTCAGAAGTTCGCGATGTTATTGATTCACATAAGTCTAATGGAACAAATTTTGATAATGTAGTGAATGATGAAATTCAAAGAAAGTTTGATGCTGTTTTTGAAAGAGTTAATCATTCTGATCTAGAGAGTGTAAAAGAAGAATTTAATATTACTCCTCAGGGATTTGATTCTGAGGAAGTAGAGACAATAAATGATGATGGAATAAGTTTTGATCTTGGGTCGGAAGACTCTACACAAGACGATGCCGCGAGAGAAGAACATAGTGAAGTGGCAGAGAGTGCCAAAGATCCTTTGGTAGAGGTTAAAATGTCGGATGATAAAGAAGAAGATGTAGGACTTGAGTTTAATATTCCTGATAGTGAAAGTCCAAGTGATGACTCTGTCAATTTAGCTGAAGATCAAAGTGACGATTTAAGTTTTTCGCAAGAGGAAGATGAGATAGAAGGTGGTCTTGAATTTAATCTTGGTAGTGATGAGGAAACGGCTACCGATATTACTGAGGGAGAAAACTCTGACGATCTTGATTTCTCTGAAGAGACAAGTGGTGGTCTTGATCTCAGCGTAAATGAAGAAGATTTTAGTGCAGCAGATAATTCGGTAGAAGAAGATACAGGTCTTAGTTTCGACGATGAAGACTCTAGTGACGATCTCTTAATAGGAGAGGGGGAAGACTCTTCTCGTAGCTCTAATATAGATGAAGAAGATGGACTCTCATTTGACGACGACGAAGATGAAGGACTTAATCTTAATGAGTCCTATGAAACAGAATCTGAAAATATAGAAGTATCAAGCAATGATGATTTAGACTTCAGCGCAAATGAAGAAGATTCTGGCGTAGATTTTAGTGATGTTGAAGCTACCGATCCGTCCTATGAAACAGGAATGGGGTCTGATACCTCAAGTGATATTGAATCAACAATAAGCTCCATTGTTGCCCCTTCTACTTCTGATGAGAATTCAACAGGTGAGTTTGATTTATCAAATATTGCTAACGATGTGATAGACGATGAAGAAGAGGAGATGCAGGAGTTTGATTATAAAACTTCTGGTTTCTCTACGAGTGCTTTAATTGAAGATGATGATTTTGGTGACATAGATGATAGCCTAGGCGATGATACCAATCCAACAATTGTTGCGAGTACTTCAACTCTCACTACTAGTGATTTCATGGCACAAAGTGGAGAAGACTTAAGCGATGATAGTTTTGATGAGGCAGAAGAGCTCTCATTTAGTGATGAAACTGGAACAAATGAGATTGAATCAAATTTAAGTCCTGATAATACTGGAGAAACTGTCGTTGCGGACATGTTAAAAAATGAAGTTGAAGAAGTTTCCTACGCAGAGACGAATACTCCAAAAGTAGAAAATATAGCAAGAAGTTACGACGAAGATGAAATGCTTCGACTTCAAGGGACGATTAGACAATTGAGAGAGGAGAGAGAGTCTCTAATGAATAGTATTAATTCTTTAACTAGTGAGAAGCAATTGCTCTCTCAGGATAATTTGGGATTAAAGGCCGAATTAGACGAAGTTAAAATTGAACTTGAGATTGTTAAAAAGAGAAGTCACGATGAAGTAAGTGAGATGAAATATCAAATGAATCTAAGTCATGAAAAGAAAGATGTTTATGAAATGAAGTATAAGAGTCTTTACAAGGAATTTGACCGCTTGAATCAGAAAGTGAGAATTGACTTTAATCAAGTTAAGCAAAGAGAGAAAGAGCTAGAAAGTAAGCTCGAACTAGTCGTTATGGATTCAGACTCTCAAGTCCAGACAAGAGATATGAAAATTCTTGAATTAAAGAGAAAGATTGATTCATTAGAGTTTAATATGGAGAATTCTTCAATTAGAGAGCAAAAACATAGAGAAGACAAATCAAAACTAGAGGAACGATTGGCCAAGATTATGAAGACCTTAAGAGGGTCTATACAGCTGATTGAAGATGACCTCGAAGTTTTAGAAACCGACAATACAACTGACTTGGATAAGAATTGAGCGAAGAAAATTTAAGTAAATATTATAAGAATTTGCTAGATTTCATCTTTGAATGTGATCAGCTTGATTCAATAAAACAAGTCTATGAATTATTAAATAGCTTTTGGATCGATGAATTTAATTCATCCTCTTTAAATGTCTTTAGTGTTTTTAAAAAGAATCCAAATGAAAGATCATGTCGTCAGATATGGAGACCTAAGAAGCTTGTAGACGCGTTAACTGAATCAGAGTTAAGACTCTTTAAAGAAACTATACGAAGCGAAGAAGGCATTCAAGGGACCTGGAAGAATATCTCGAAAGTATCAGAGAAGAACTTCTATATCATTTCTTGTGGAGAGTCTTATGAGCAAGAGTTCTTTGCAGGGTTTAAGTCGAAAGATGAGATACCTGATAAAGTCTTAGACTATCTCGTTACTTACCTCATTAACTCTTCTAATAAGTTTAAGAAATTTAGTGAAGCAGACAAACTTAAGTCTCTTGTACATGTAGATGATGTAACAGGACTATATAACCAAAGAAAATTCTTAAAAGACATAGATGATAGTATTGATAAATATAATGAGACAGGAGAAGTTTTCTCTGTGATTTTTATAGATATTGACCACTTTAAGAGTGTGAACGATGGACATGGGCACCTTGTTGGAACTCAGCTTCTTTCTGATATCGCAGGAGTTTTAAACAAAGTGGTGAGAGAAAGTGATCTTTCTTATCGCTATGGAGGTGATGAATTCGTCATCATCGTTCCAACGTGTGATGCTAAGAATGCAAAAGAAGTAGGAATAAGAATTTTAAATGGTATCTCTAAAGAAGAATTCTATGTCACAGAAGAGAAGGGAATGAATGGCGCTCATACCTTTAAACTTTCAGTCTCCGTTGGTGTTGCTACTTATCCTGAGGATGCAAAGACTAGAGTGGAGATCATTAGTTTCGCAGATAAAATGATGTACAAAGCAAAACAATCCGGAAGAGGCAAGGTTTGTTGTGCTGGAGAAATGTTTACTGAGGAAGAGTAAATGTTAATTTTATCTTTAAGCGATCTACATCTTGGTAAGGGCAAATTTCTAAAAAATGGTCAACTAAATATCTTAGAAGATTTCTTTGAAGATCAGAGATTCTATGAATTTTGTGAATTCTATTCATCTGATCAATTCTATTCAAAAGAAGTTCATCTAGTACTTAATGGAGATATTTTAAATCTTATTCAAATTGATTTTGAAGGGGTCTTCACGCATATTATTGATGAAAAAAGAGCGGACCTAGCTTTAAAAAAAATTATTAAGGGACATCCAATATTCTTTGATGCTCTGAAATTATTTCTTTCAACTCCTAACAAGAAAGTAAGTTATGTGATTGGTAACCACGATGCTTCAATGGATTTTGAACTACCTCAAATGCGTTTAAATATGCGTGTCGATGGTAATGTCCACTTCTGCCATGTACTTGAAGATCATGGAGTTCATATTGAGCATGGACACCGCTTTGAAGCAATAAACTCAGTTCCCCAGGATAGATATTACTCAACGGGTCCTAATGGGAAGAGAATCATTAATTTACCTTGGGGAAGTTTATTTTGTATTTCGGTACTGCCTCAGTTAAAGAAAGATAGACCTTACCTAGATAAAGTTAGACCGATGGGGGCCTATATCAAGTGGTGCTTGTTTCATGATCTAGGTTTTTTCTTAAAAATGTCTGTTATTGTTATTAAATACTTAATTGAAAGTAACTTTGATACTTATATTAAAGACAATAGAAACTTCAAAACCTCTCTTAAAATCTTAAAACAAATAACTATCTATCCACGCTATGAAAAGAAGGCGAAGAGTATTTTAAAGAGAAATATTACTTTGCATACAGTTGTCATGGGGCACACCCATTTACAGGAGTGGAGAAGGTTTCCGGAAGGAAAGTATTACTTTAACACAGGAACATGGAATCCAATTCCTTCAATAGATGCAGGACTCCACCAAGATTCAACATGTCTTTCTTATTGTATGTTAGATATACACAAAGAAACTTCAACTTTGCGAGAAGGGTCTCTGTGTATTTGGCAAGGGAAGTGGAGACCATTTACCTCTGAAATCTCCACAAATTGATTCTACTTACCCTCGTGAATGATTTGTGAACTCTGGACTGAGATTACTGAACAAGACGCTCCTGCAATAAGCCTATCATCATCTGTTCCGAAGAGGTCTTTTAGCCAAGAGTGATTGGAAGCTCCAAAAACAAAGAGATCGTACTCTGCTGTTAGTTGGATAATATCTTCAACCGCTTCATTAGAAGTTATAATACTCGATTTTGATTGCACTTTAGTACTCTGGCTTAGAAGGGATAATCTTTCTTCTGCAGATTTTAGTTCTTGAGGGGAAGTATCTTTTGGAAATACTTTCACTAGGTGTAGTGCCGCTTTATTCATTGCCGCAAAGTGATCAGCTGTATCAACGACTAATTCGTAATCACAATTATTATTAACAATCACTAAAACCTTTCGAATGTAGCGAACACCTGTATCTCTAAAGATTGCAAGATTACATTGCAAGTGATTTCGAAGCCAACCTACAGGATTGTGTACCGTAAAGTTTCCACGTTTCTTTCCTCCCCATTCTTTGAAGAGCCATTGGCAATGAAGCCTTTGACTAATTTCAAAAACACTTCTAGAAATGTCGTGGCTAGCAATAGGGTCAAAAGTAATAGGGATATTCTGCTCCACAGACATGGCGATAATTCTTCTTCTAAGTGACCTTAGATAAACTGTCTCTGTATTAAGGTCTTTTAGCTCAGTTTGCTCTGGAACTTCTGTAAAGTGAGCAACTTCGAGGTTCTCTCCTTCACTCATGGCGGCGGCCATTTCAATGAGAGTTTCAGGACTTCTTTCATTGCCAAAAAGGGAGACAACAACCTTTGCATCTTTTGTAAGATCTATACTTTCATAGAAGTTAGTTAGACTTGAACTATCTTCAACAAGGTCTGTTCTCTTTCCTCGAATTCCTACAACTCCACGTCTAGTTGTTCTCTTTCTTGAATAAGCGAGAAAGAGGACTACTCCAGGAATAGAAATGACTAGAACTGCGGTAACGATGATGAAGCCCATTCCAAAGAGAAGTCCTACACCACTAAGAATCCCTAGAATTTGAAGGAATGGATACATTGGGCTTTTAAATTGTGGCTTGTACCATTGAACTCTTGTTTCTCTAAGAACAATGACTGCTATATTTTCAAAAACATAAATGAGTAGCATAAAGCCAGAGGCGAGTTTGGCAATTTTTGTGACATCCATAAAGAGAATCGCCATGGCCACAATAATTGCAGATAGAAGTATACTCCAAACAGGAGTTAGGTATTTTTTGTGAAGCTGTCCAATGGCTCCTGGAAGTAGTCTGTCTCTTCCCATCGCAAAAGGAAATCTGGAAGAAGCGAGTATTCCAGCATTGGCCATTGAGATCATCGTGAGAATACCTATTACTGAGATAAAGATAGCAAAACCATTGCCACCAACGGTGAGTGCCATAGTGTAAAGAGGCTTATAATTTCCTATAAGTTCAGAGGCTGGCACACTCCCAACAAGCGTAAATGTTGTAACACAGTAAATGACTGTTACAAGAGCTAGGGAGAGTAATATTCCTCTTGGAAGGTTTTTCTCTGGTGATTTGATTTCCTCCGCAATGGCAGCAACCTTAGTGACTCCTGCATAGGAGACAAAGACGAGGGCGGTCGATGACATGAGTCCAGAAGCTCCACCAGTCATAAATGGAGTCATCATATTCATATTGAAAATAGGAATACTCACACCACTTAGCGCAATTAAAGATGTGATAGCGATAGCAACTACAAC
This window harbors:
- a CDS encoding amino acid permease, with product MKALERKLGLVSVVAISISAMLGSGIFVLPSLAIAQTGPSVWLAYLLASLCVLPASMSKSELATAMPTSGGTYVYLERTFGPLAGTVAGLGLWLSLLLKAAFALVGFGAYLTILADVPLIPTAIISLLFITILNIFGVGKVSSALMVVVAIAITSLIALSGVSIPIFNMNMMTPFMTGGASGLMSSTALVFVSYAGVTKVAAIAEEIKSPEKNLPRGILLSLALVTVIYCVTTFTLVGSVPASELIGNYKPLYTMALTVGGNGFAIFISVIGILTMISMANAGILASSRFPFAMGRDRLLPGAIGQLHKKYLTPVWSILLSAIIVAMAILFMDVTKIAKLASGFMLLIYVFENIAVIVLRETRVQWYKPQFKSPMYPFLQILGILSGVGLLFGMGFIIVTAVLVISIPGVVLFLAYSRKRTTRRGVVGIRGKRTDLVEDSSSLTNFYESIDLTKDAKVVVSLFGNERSPETLIEMAAAMSEGENLEVAHFTEVPEQTELKDLNTETVYLRSLRRRIIAMSVEQNIPITFDPIASHDISRSVFEISQRLHCQWLFKEWGGKKRGNFTVHNPVGWLRNHLQCNLAIFRDTGVRYIRKVLVIVNNNCDYELVVDTADHFAAMNKAALHLVKVFPKDTSPQELKSAEERLSLLSQSTKVQSKSSIITSNEAVEDIIQLTAEYDLFVFGASNHSWLKDLFGTDDDRLIAGASCSVISVQSSQIIHEGK
- a CDS encoding GGDEF domain-containing protein, which gives rise to MSEENLSKYYKNLLDFIFECDQLDSIKQVYELLNSFWIDEFNSSSLNVFSVFKKNPNERSCRQIWRPKKLVDALTESELRLFKETIRSEEGIQGTWKNISKVSEKNFYIISCGESYEQEFFAGFKSKDEIPDKVLDYLVTYLINSSNKFKKFSEADKLKSLVHVDDVTGLYNQRKFLKDIDDSIDKYNETGEVFSVIFIDIDHFKSVNDGHGHLVGTQLLSDIAGVLNKVVRESDLSYRYGGDEFVIIVPTCDAKNAKEVGIRILNGISKEEFYVTEEKGMNGAHTFKLSVSVGVATYPEDAKTRVEIISFADKMMYKAKQSGRGKVCCAGEMFTEEE